In a genomic window of Chrysemys picta bellii isolate R12L10 chromosome 1, ASM1138683v2, whole genome shotgun sequence:
- the BCL2L14 gene encoding apoptosis facilitator Bcl-2-like protein 14 isoform X1, with product MNSTSDANMEEISLEDEDRDTVEYKVLMAYAQRRLSVSKYGQLLKREAKTLKGSSTERGEREGIPQAGTGETHQELSIQDKGPTAQRKKQKKKKFIWRRLLLSCARGEREEGPQELATNQDTVNGYGLKMPMALQISEGETQDFLHVADRLAKIVNARSHSAPRGVGFRALERTPSLEADGKFPQQEGGEKDEEERIIETIVALLRQSGDKLEETIKKDKTFYRCVTKMLSYAFFKKLTDQYLEEVPGDSTRETEGKIQCTKAAFVMEVTTRLTAVDNHPMNMVLGFGIKYLKEHFSPWIQNHGGWENALGLLDEEEVE from the exons ATGAATTCAACCAGTGATGCCAACATGgaagagatctctctggaggatgaGGATAGAGACACCGTGGAATACAAAGTTCTTATGGCATATGCCCAGCGACGACTCTCCGTGAGTAAATATGGGCAACTTCTGAAAAGGGAGGCGAAGACCTTGAAAGGATCGTCtacagagagaggggaaagggaagggatcCCTCAGGCCGGTACGGGTGAGACGCACCAAGAACTGTCAATCCAGGACAAAGGGCCCACTGCCCAACgtaaaaagcaaaagaagaaaaagtttaTCTGGCGACGCCTGCTGCTTTCCTGTGccagaggagagagggaggagggccCACAGGAGCTAGCCACGAACCAAGACACTGTGAATGGGTATGGCTTAAAGATGCCGATGGCACTCCAGATATCAGAAG GTGAGACACAGGATTTCCTCCACGTTGCAGACAGACTTGCTAAGATAGTTAATGCCAGGTCGCACTCAGCTCCCCGGGGAGTGGGTTTCAGAGCGCTAGAGCGCACTCCGAGTCTAGAGGCAGATGGCAAATTCCCTCAGCAAGAGGGAGGTGAAAAAG ATGAAGAAGAGAGGATAATAGAAACGATAGTTGCATTGTTAAGACAATCAGGGGATAAACTGGAAGAAACG ATAAAAAAGGACAAAACTTTCTATCGCTGTGTCACAAAGATGCTCTCCTATGCCTTCTTCAAGAAACTCACTGATCAGTACCTGGAGGAAGTCCCAGGAGATTCTACCAGGGAGACAGAAGGCAAAATACAGTGCACTAAAGCTGCCTTTGTGATGGAAGTTACGACCAGACTTACAGCCGTGGACAACCATCCTATGAACATGGTCTTGGGGTTTGGAATAAAGTACCTCAAAGAACATTTTAGCCCTTGGATTCAGAACCATGGTGGATGG GAAAATGCGTTGGGATTATTGGACGAGGAAGAAGTAGAATAA
- the BCL2L14 gene encoding apoptosis facilitator Bcl-2-like protein 14 isoform X2, translating to MNSTSDANMEEISLEDEDRDTVEYKVLMAYAQRRLSVSKYGQLLKREAKTLKGSSTERGEREGIPQAGTGETHQELSIQDKGPTAQRKKQKKKKFIWRRLLLSCARGEREEGPQELATNQDTVNGYGLKMPMALQISEGETQDFLHVADRLAKIVNARSHSAPRGVGFRALERTPSLEADGKFPQQEGGEKDEEERIIETIVALLRQSGDKLEETIKKDKTFYRCVTKMLSYAFFKKLTDQYLEEVPGDSTRETEGKIQCTKAAFVMEVTTRLTAVDNHPMNMVLGFGIKYLKEHFSPWIQNHGGWV from the exons ATGAATTCAACCAGTGATGCCAACATGgaagagatctctctggaggatgaGGATAGAGACACCGTGGAATACAAAGTTCTTATGGCATATGCCCAGCGACGACTCTCCGTGAGTAAATATGGGCAACTTCTGAAAAGGGAGGCGAAGACCTTGAAAGGATCGTCtacagagagaggggaaagggaagggatcCCTCAGGCCGGTACGGGTGAGACGCACCAAGAACTGTCAATCCAGGACAAAGGGCCCACTGCCCAACgtaaaaagcaaaagaagaaaaagtttaTCTGGCGACGCCTGCTGCTTTCCTGTGccagaggagagagggaggagggccCACAGGAGCTAGCCACGAACCAAGACACTGTGAATGGGTATGGCTTAAAGATGCCGATGGCACTCCAGATATCAGAAG GTGAGACACAGGATTTCCTCCACGTTGCAGACAGACTTGCTAAGATAGTTAATGCCAGGTCGCACTCAGCTCCCCGGGGAGTGGGTTTCAGAGCGCTAGAGCGCACTCCGAGTCTAGAGGCAGATGGCAAATTCCCTCAGCAAGAGGGAGGTGAAAAAG ATGAAGAAGAGAGGATAATAGAAACGATAGTTGCATTGTTAAGACAATCAGGGGATAAACTGGAAGAAACG ATAAAAAAGGACAAAACTTTCTATCGCTGTGTCACAAAGATGCTCTCCTATGCCTTCTTCAAGAAACTCACTGATCAGTACCTGGAGGAAGTCCCAGGAGATTCTACCAGGGAGACAGAAGGCAAAATACAGTGCACTAAAGCTGCCTTTGTGATGGAAGTTACGACCAGACTTACAGCCGTGGACAACCATCCTATGAACATGGTCTTGGGGTTTGGAATAAAGTACCTCAAAGAACATTTTAGCCCTTGGATTCAGAACCATGGTGGATGGGTATGA